The sequence below is a genomic window from Lycium ferocissimum isolate CSIRO_LF1 chromosome 9, AGI_CSIRO_Lferr_CH_V1, whole genome shotgun sequence.
ATATTacaattaatttagtttaaagatgatttttttttttaagttatggGTTGTTCATATTACAATTAATTTaggttaaaatgatttttttttttttaaagttatgggttgTTCATATTACAATTAATTTAggttaaaaatgattttttttaagttatggGTTGTTCATATTACAATGAattaaggtaatttttttttttttttttttttgaagttatgGGTTGTTCCCATTATATGAATTgagataaaaaaatgaattttaggttttttttttttttttttttgaatcatgATATAGTCTATAACTCTGTAAGTATTGAGATGAATATGAGTATTAATTTActgaaatggaaatgaactttttaggtttattttatatatcatgactatAGTCTAATTCTGTTTAGGTTCATGATAGTTAAGATGAATATGAGCATTAGATGAATTTTAGGTTTAGTTAtagttatttatttatcatGTATAGAACCCTATATTCTGTACAAGTGCATGATTGTTGAGATGATATATGAGCATTAATTTACTGAAAACTggattaaaaagggaaaaaaaaattatatgaaaagactATATTTTTGGCTTTGAAGAGTAATTTTATCTAGACATTCTGTGTTTGATAGATCTTTATATTAGTGTTTTGTTCTGAATCTATAATAAAGATAAGTAATATGTTGAAGAAACTGTGGATAAGAATGACACTTTTGGTCTTTGAATCTAGAATTTCTTTAATTATCTGATCTGAAAATTTGTACCTAATAGGCAAATCTACAGCTTCAATTCACATGTGATAATTGTTTATCTATATATTCTTTGCAAATAACCTAAATTAGTTGTACTTATATTTGTAAATTCTTTCATAAGAGAAAATTTAGTATGCTATACGAAATTATAGCTGACAATATACTTGCTCCTTGGATTTCAGGTGATGATGAGTTCTATTCCGGCGGATCTTTATGTTCTGCAGATTTGGGTCTCATGTTGTCTTTGGGTCATGCTGAAGTTTACTGCCCTCCTAGGAAGAGGGCGCGCATTAGTGGCCCGTTTGTTGTAGAAGACCGATCAAAGGATCCCTCTCTTGAAATTCTTCCTGATGAATGCCTATTTGAGATCCTCAGACGATTGCCCGGAGGCAAAGAAAGGGGTGCAGCAGCTTGTGTTTCTAAGCGATGGCTTATGCTTTTGAGTAGCGTGCGGAACTCTGAAATTTGCTCAAATGACACAACAATGATCTCTAAAGATGACGATCTTGAGGTAGAATGCGATGGATACCTTACTAGGTGTGTGGAAGGAAAGAAAGCTACCGATGTTAGACTTGCTGCAATTGCAGTTGGGACTTCTACCCGTGGGGGATTAGGAAAGCTTTCCGTCCGTGGAAGCAACTCAGTTCGTGGTATTACTAATCTTGGTCTATCTGCAATCGCGCATGGTTGTCCTTCTCTCAGGGTCCTATCATTGTGGAACGTTCCATTTATTGGAGACGAAGGTCTTTTGGAGATTGCAAGGGAATGCCATTCATTAGAAAAGCTAGATCTAAGCCAATGCCCTTCAATTTCCAACAAGGGTCTTGTTGCAATAGCAGAGAATTGCCCGAGCTTGACTTCTTTGACAATTGAATCTTGCCCGAGCATCGGGAATGAAGGCTTGCAAGCTATTGGAAAGCGTTGCACCAAACTACAGTCTCTTACGATTAAGGACTGTCCACTTGTCGGCGATCAAGGAATTGCTAGTCTTTTATCATCAGGTGCTTCAATGTTGACAAAAGTGAAACTACAAGGTCTAAACATCACAGATTTCTCGCTTGCCGTCATTGGCCACTACGGCAAGCTGATTACAACTCTTAATCTTAGTTCACTACGTAACGTGAGTCAGAAGGGATATTGGGTCATGGGTAATGCTCGAGGTCTCGAGTCTCTGGTTTCTTTGACTATCACGTTATGCCGGGGAGCCACGGATGTCGGTCTTGAAGCAGTGGGAAAGGGTTGTCCGAGTCTCAAACATATGTGCATTCGCAAATGTTGCTTTGTTTCCGATGCTGGACTTGTTGCTTTTGCTAAAGAGGCTGGATCGCTTGAGAGTTTAAACTTGGAGGAGTGCAATAGAATTACCCAAACAGGTATCCTTAATGCAGTTTCAAACTGCATGAAGTTAAAGTGTCTTTCCTTAGTGAAATGCATGGGAATTAAAGATGTAGTTCTAGAAACTTCGTTGTTGTCTCCATGTGAATCTCTTAAGTCCTTGTCTATCCGAAGCTGTCCGGGATTCGGGAGCACTAGCTTAGCTATGGTTGGTAAGCTTTGCCCAAAACTGCATCAATTAGATCTCAGCGGGCTTTGCGGAATAATGGACACTGGGCTTCTCCCGCTCTTGGAGAGTTGTGAAGGACTTGTTAAGGTGAATCTGAGCGACTGCCTGAACTTGACTGATCAAATGGTGTTTTCATTGGCTAGGCGACATGGAGCGGCCCTTGAATTGCTTAATCTTGATGGATGCAGGAAGGTTACCGACACAAGTTTGGTGGCAATTGCTGAATATTGCCCGTTACTTAATGATCTTGATGTTTCTAAGTGTGCAATAACTGATTCTGGTGTAGTTGCTTTATCCCATGGAGTGCAAGTGAATTTACAGGTCCTTTCTTTATCAGGTTGCTCGATGGTATCAAACAGAAGTgttccttcgcttaaaaagttGGGGGAGAATCTAATCGGTTTGAATCTCCAGCATTGCTCCGTTAGTTGCAGCTCAGTCGAGCTTCTTGTGGAGGACTTGTGGAGATGTGATATTCTCTCCTAAACCATCGAAAGAACGAGCAGAAAGCTATTTTGGTTCATTCAGCCTGGCAATTACAGAAGCAAACATGAGTGTTGTCTTTTTACCCCGTAATATATTCGGGGCCATATGATACTTCAGTGTCTCGGTTGTTTTCCGGGAGGCTATGGTGAAAAACTTTTTTCCACTATTTTTTTGCAGGCTTCATCAAATCGAAGCTTGTTTCGGACATTTTTCACAGCCATGGTTTCCTGAGAATACAGTCACCTAGTACTGATATTAAAATTTTCACTCATGTTGCTCCTCGAAAAATCAGGCGGTTTGAATCATTCAGCTCAAGCTAAAACATCGACGGACAAGATTCGTTCATGCATTTGCCTCCTTGTGCTTGCTACATTGCAGAATCACAGTTTTATTAGGTTTATTACTATGTTAAAAGAGTCTTCAGTGTTCGTTGTAATCAAAGTACTTTGTATCTTTAGACTTTAGTTTGCTTTGAGCAA
It includes:
- the LOC132030825 gene encoding EIN3-binding F-box protein 1-like, with amino-acid sequence MPTLVNYSGDDEFYSGGSLCSADLGLMLSLGHAEVYCPPRKRARISGPFVVEDRSKDPSLEILPDECLFEILRRLPGGKERGAAACVSKRWLMLLSSVRNSEICSNDTTMISKDDDLEVECDGYLTRCVEGKKATDVRLAAIAVGTSTRGGLGKLSVRGSNSVRGITNLGLSAIAHGCPSLRVLSLWNVPFIGDEGLLEIARECHSLEKLDLSQCPSISNKGLVAIAENCPSLTSLTIESCPSIGNEGLQAIGKRCTKLQSLTIKDCPLVGDQGIASLLSSGASMLTKVKLQGLNITDFSLAVIGHYGKLITTLNLSSLRNVSQKGYWVMGNARGLESLVSLTITLCRGATDVGLEAVGKGCPSLKHMCIRKCCFVSDAGLVAFAKEAGSLESLNLEECNRITQTGILNAVSNCMKLKCLSLVKCMGIKDVVLETSLLSPCESLKSLSIRSCPGFGSTSLAMVGKLCPKLHQLDLSGLCGIMDTGLLPLLESCEGLVKVNLSDCLNLTDQMVFSLARRHGAALELLNLDGCRKVTDTSLVAIAEYCPLLNDLDVSKCAITDSGVVALSHGVQVNLQVLSLSGCSMVSNRSVPSLKKLGENLIGLNLQHCSVSCSSVELLVEDLWRCDILS